In bacterium, the genomic stretch TGCTGGCGACAGTCTGGTTAAACGTCGTGTGCAGCCGGCCCGTGCGGGGGTCGACCAACCCCGGGAGCACGTCCACGTATGTGCTGAGCAGCTTGCTGAGCTCCCGGTGCTCGATGATGCGGGCGACCACCTCGTGCTGAGGGGCCAGCTGCTCCAGCACATCTGCGTCGGTTGAGAACCCGGTCTTGGTCCGCTTGAGGACCGGCAGCTGGAGCTTCTCGAACAGGACGAACGACAGTTGCTTAGGCGACCCGAGGTTGAATTCCGTGCCCGCCAACCGGTAAATCTCATCGGTGAGCGCGTCGAGCCGTGTTCGGAGCGTGGCCGAGAGCGCGCGCAGAGCGCTGACATCGATGGCGACGCCCACCGCTTCCATCCGAGCCAGCACGTCGATGAGCGGCAGCTCGACATCTCGGTACAGCGGAAGGAGCTCCCTCTCGCGGAGGCGCGCCTCCAGCACCTCTGCGAGCCGACCGATCACGTCGGCGTGCTCCGCGGCGACCTCATCGGAGCCTTGGCCAAGCGGGAGCGCGTCGTCTTCCGCCCCGTTCCCCAACCGCCAGCCGAGGTATTGCCAGGCCGCGCTTTCCAGTGTGTGCGTGCGCTTGCCGGGTTCGAGCAAATACGAGGCCAGCGAGATGTCAAAGACGAACCCACCGGGGCGCAGCCCGACGCCTTCGAGGAGGAGCCGGTCGCGCTTGGCGTCCTGGCTGATCTTGGGCAAGGTGTCTCGCTCCAACGCGTCGGCAAGGCTCGCGGGCATGGCCGATTCGACCGGCATGTAGGCGCCCTCTCCCGCCTTCGTCGAGACGGCGATCCCACGCAACTTCGCCAGGAGGGGATGTCCGGGATCGGCGACGAGCGCGACCGCGAGGTGCTCGGCCCCACCGAGCAGTTGGGAAAGACCGTCAGGATTCGCCACCCCGTACTTGCCCCGGCGTTGCACGGCTGGGGTGTCCCCCCCCAGCCGCTCGAGCAACGTCTTGAACTCCAAACTGGTGAACAGGTCTTTGACCTGGTCGAGATCCGGAGGACGGCGCCGCAGGAACTCCGGATCGAGCCGCACATTGTCGACGTCGGTGACGATCGTAGCCAGGTGCTTGCTCTGCAAGACCTGTTCCCGGTGCTCCTCGAGCCGCTTGCGGAGTTTTTCCTCCCGGATACCGTCGAGCGCGCCCAGCAGCGCCTCCACGCTGGGGTACTGGCCGAGGAGGCGGCTGGCGGTCTTCTCCCCTACCCCCGGCACACCCGGGATGTTGTCCGTCGTATCGCCCTTGAGGCTCTTGAGGTCCGGAATCTGCGCGGGGGCGATGCCGAACCGCTGCCGCACCGCCGCCTCATCATAGATGATGGTTTCGGTGATTCCGCGAGAGGTCATCATCACGCGCGTGCGAGGGGACACGAGCTGTAACGCATCGAGATCTCCGGTCACGATCAGGACATCCATCCCTTGGGTTTCGGCCTGGCGCGTAAGCGCGCCGATGACGTCGTCGGCCTCGAACCCTTCCACCTCGAAGATGGGCAGCTGGAAGGCCTCGACCACTTCTTTGGCCAGGCCGACCTGCGGGCGGAGGTCGTCCGGCATCCGCTGGCGGGTGGCCTTGTAGTCCGCGTACGCCTCGTGGCGAAACGTGGGACCCGGCTTGTCAAAGGCGACCGCGACGTACTCGGGTGCCTCCTCCTCGAGCACTTTGAGGAGCATGGTGGTGAAACCGTAGACGGCGTTAGTCGGTTGGCCGTCGCTCGTGGTGAAGTACGGAAGCGCGAAAAAGGCGCGGTAGACCAGGCCGTTCGCGTCAATGAGCATCAAGAGGGGGCGGCCGGACGAAGCGGGCATCTCACGACGATTATAGCATGCCCGCCTCCCCAGCCCGGGGGGCCCGCGGGTCCCGGCCTGCGCTCTTGAGGCGTCCAAACGCAGATGCTACGATACTGACGACACGGCGTGCCGGAGTGTCGGAATCGGCAGACGATGGCGACTCAAAATCGCCTGGGCTCACGCCCGTGGGGGTTCGAGTCCCTCCTCCGGCACCACTCCAACCAGCGCAAAGGAACTGTTCTAATCAAACTCGCGGCGTGGCGCAGACTGCTCGAGCCCCACGCGGCCAACGACGATATCGGCCAGGAAGTAGTTTTCGCCTCGAACGGGCGTCCCGGCCACGCGTCGGCGGGTGGCAAGCTGCCCCACGTGCGTGAGCGCGTCGGCGATCGGGCCTTGAAAGAGTTTCTCCGCAGAAGCCGCAAGGGGGTCACCAGACGCCAGGTAGGCATCGAATGCCCTGAGCGCAGCGAAGAAACGCTTCACGCCCCCTTCCCACGACAAGGGCGTGGAGCTGTGCCACGCCGAGGTACCCCTTGCCAAGGACAACGCCCAGTCCAGCAGGTCGCCCATATGCGCCAGGATCTCCCCCGAACTTCGGGCTGTTGCTGAAACCCGAAGCTCTGCGAAACCGTCTGGTACATCGCGTAGAGCCTTTCCCGCTCGGTACGCGAGCGTGGCAACCGAATGCCTGAGCATATGACGAGCGGATGCGTCTTGATCATGGTCCCTTGGCACTATGGTGTCCTTTCTCTCGATTGCGAGTAGCCTCGCCTTCGTCGCCCGCCCCCCGTGAGCGGAAAATCCTCCGAGGCCGCCGCCGGCGGCCAGGACACGATGACAAGGGATGATAAGCCCGATGGGATTCCTTGCCAGCGCCTGACCGACGGCGCGGGCTGCGGTGGGCCGGCTCAAGGCATGGGCAAGCTCGCCGTATGTGCTGGTCTCCCCGGCCGGGATTTCTCGTGCGGCTTCGTACACCTGCCGCGCAAACCGACCCGCGCCGTCCACATCAACGGCGATATCCCGAAAATCTTGAACGTCGCCCCGGAGGTGCCTGCACACTCTCTCCATGACCTCGGCAATTTGCGGCGGAGGCGCGCTCGATTTGCGCGCGCCCGAGTTCCGCGCGATTCTCGATTCAGTCATCTTCGCCGTCGCATCCGGAAAATGCAGGAAGGTCACCCTAGGAGGGGTGCGGGAACTCTCACCTTCATGCCAGGCGATCCCGCACGGCCCCAATGGCGTTTCAAAGAGGCAGTAGAATGCGAGCTCAGTGATAGTCTCCATCATCATACCTCTTGCTCATCCACGCGCGCCGGACCGACACATCGCCACCCTCCGGTCTGCTAGACTGTTGTACGGCACGACGGGAGAGGAATTCTTGGCGAAAATTGCGGTCGAATTGGACCGGGCGTTGGCCGAGCGCGCTGCGAACGGTGCCCCAGGCCACCTCACGACGCGCGTGCTGGCCCAGGGCGGCGGCTGGTCGGTCACCGATGTGGTCTGTACTTCCGGTCCGCAAGATCGCCCTTTCGAAGAGCAGCACGCGCACGTCTTCATCGCCATCGTTGCTGCGGGCAGCTTTCAGTGCCACTCCGCGACGGGGCGCGAGCTGATGACCCCAGGTTCCCTTCTCCTCGGCAACGCGGGCCAATGGTTCGAGTGCGGGCACACACACGGCGCCGGAGACCGGTGCGTGTCGTTTGGATACACTCCAGAGTTTTTCGAGAGGCTCGGGGCCGATGCTGGGATCCGCGGCGCCAAACCGGATTTTCGTGTCCTCCGCCTGCCGCCCCTCCGCCCGCTGTCGCAGCTGGCTGCGCGCGCCTGCGCCGGCCTGGCCGGTTCCGTGGACATCCCATGGGAGGAACTCAGCGTCCACGTGGCCGCGCAGACGGTTCAACTCGCGGGCGGGCTCGTCCCCAACTCGAACAGTACCCCACCGGGTGCTACGGCGCGAGTGACGCGCACCGTGCGGATGATCGAGCGCCATCCCGGTGCCGGGCTCACCCTCGGCAGCTTGGCGCGAGAGGCGGGGCTGAGCCCGTACCACTTCCTCCGTACGTTCGCGCGCCTAACGGGTGTGACGCCGCACCAATATGTTCTCCGGGCGCGCCTGCGTGCGGCGGCGACGCGGCTGGCGGTGGAGCCGGCGAGGGTCCTCGACATCGCCCTCGACTGCGGCTTCGGCGACGTGTCGAACTTCAACCGCGCCTTCCGTGCCGAGTTCGGTGTCAGCCCACGCGTCTACCGCTTACGAACGGACGGCAGGGCAGGCACGTCAACGGGCGCACGGAGCGGTCCAACATCGGCGTGGACACGCTAGACTGGAAGCAGCCTCGAGTCGCGGTTCAAACCGCTAGAAGTGGCGCAGGATGTCCCGCGCGACCGCCGCGAGGTCGGCGACGCCGTCACTGAGAGTACCGTCCCAGGTTTCGAGATGTACGTCGACGGTGACGTTATGGCGAGCAGCGAGTAGCGTGTGGGTCTGCTGAGACCACAAAGCCGCATCGCCAACACCCCTGACCGCCACCGATCCCGATCCGCCTGCCAGGCTTCCTTGGCCGACGCCGTAAGAGAGCCGCGGGCTTAAAAATCTGAGCGACGGGACGGTCCACACGCACATCACGTTGCTCGGTTGCACCGGATCAGGCGCCGCGGTGCCCTTCAGTACTTTGGATGCGACTTGAGGCGAGAGGAGAGCGCAGGTTTCCCGAGACGTCTTCGGAAATGGGACGTCCGACACCAGCGAGATGGCGATCGCTGCGACAGCCAGGCGGGGACGGATGCCCTGCATCGAGAACCTCCCGTGGCCACGCGTTGTGCGCCGCCGTCTGGAACGAGGCCTCCCCGCTAGTCCCCACCGCTGGGGACGCGGGCGTCGAGGCGGGCGTCGATCTCGCGCACAAAGAACGTGCTGCCCATGTCTGCAAAGAGCCCCCGTGCGCGCTCGAGCGGCGGCCGAGCGCGGTCTGGCCGCTTGAGTAGAAGCAGGGCCTCGCCATACTTGACGAGAGACAGGGCGAAGTCAACCACATATTCCGAGGACTCAAGAAACCGCAGGCTGGCCTGGAACAGGGTCTCCGCTTGTGCTTCCCGATTTTGCGACGCGCGGATTCGGGCAAGCGTCACACGGTGCGTGGCTTTGGCAAGCTGGTCGAAGTCGGGGACCACCTTGAAGGCGTGCTCGGCGTACTCGGCCGCGCGGACCAGGTCACCTCTGGCCAACGACACCTCCGCGAGCCCGCGGAGAATGACGGCGGACTCCGATCGCGCGCCGTGCTCCGCCCGCAACGCGCGCGCTTTCTGCAATGCCGTCTCCGCGTCATCGATGGCTCCC encodes the following:
- the polA gene encoding DNA polymerase I, translated to MLIDANGLVYRAFFALPYFTTSDGQPTNAVYGFTTMLLKVLEEEAPEYVAVAFDKPGPTFRHEAYADYKATRQRMPDDLRPQVGLAKEVVEAFQLPIFEVEGFEADDVIGALTRQAETQGMDVLIVTGDLDALQLVSPRTRVMMTSRGITETIIYDEAAVRQRFGIAPAQIPDLKSLKGDTTDNIPGVPGVGEKTASRLLGQYPSVEALLGALDGIREEKLRKRLEEHREQVLQSKHLATIVTDVDNVRLDPEFLRRRPPDLDQVKDLFTSLEFKTLLERLGGDTPAVQRRGKYGVANPDGLSQLLGGAEHLAVALVADPGHPLLAKLRGIAVSTKAGEGAYMPVESAMPASLADALERDTLPKISQDAKRDRLLLEGVGLRPGGFVFDISLASYLLEPGKRTHTLESAAWQYLGWRLGNGAEDDALPLGQGSDEVAAEHADVIGRLAEVLEARLRERELLPLYRDVELPLIDVLARMEAVGVAIDVSALRALSATLRTRLDALTDEIYRLAGTEFNLGSPKQLSFVLFEKLQLPVLKRTKTGFSTDADVLEQLAPQHEVVARIIEHRELSKLLSTYVDVLPGLVDPRTGRLHTTFNQTVASTGRLSSTDPNLQNIPIRTEAGQQIRRAFVPGSPDHVLVSADYDQIELRVLAHITGDEGLLEAFRRGDDIHKVTAAEVFGVAAADVSADQRRLAKVFNFGIAYGISDFGLASQLGIARGEAAQFMEIYFARYPRVAEYMRKTTELARRQGYVTTLLNRRRYLPDILSRNRQIREAAERVAINAPMQGSAADIIKIAMLRIHRDLLPAMPGLQMILQIHDELLFELPRDLVPRATPKIKEIMEQAYPLEAPLRVSIGVGPNWQDLANVE
- a CDS encoding AraC family transcriptional regulator encodes the protein MAKIAVELDRALAERAANGAPGHLTTRVLAQGGGWSVTDVVCTSGPQDRPFEEQHAHVFIAIVAAGSFQCHSATGRELMTPGSLLLGNAGQWFECGHTHGAGDRCVSFGYTPEFFERLGADAGIRGAKPDFRVLRLPPLRPLSQLAARACAGLAGSVDIPWEELSVHVAAQTVQLAGGLVPNSNSTPPGATARVTRTVRMIERHPGAGLTLGSLAREAGLSPYHFLRTFARLTGVTPHQYVLRARLRAAATRLAVEPARVLDIALDCGFGDVSNFNRAFRAEFGVSPRVYRLRTDGRAGTSTGARSGPTSAWTR